A stretch of DNA from Bradyrhizobium algeriense:
CTCGACCAGATCAAGGTTCATTCGTTCCTGGCGCCCGACAATGAATTCATGGGCGCTTCGGTGACGCAGGCGCTCTGCAATGCCATGGGCGGCAAGGGCAAGATCATCATGACGCAGGGCGCGCTCGGCCATACCGGCGCGCAAGGCCGCGCCAAAGGCTTCGAGTCGGTGGTGAAGCAATTCCCCAATATCGAGGTGCTCGACACCCAGCCCGCCGATTGGGACGTCTCGAAGACAGCTCGGCTATGGGAGACCTATCTGACGAAGCACCCGCAAATCGATGCGGCCTTCTTCCACAATGATGACATGGCGCTGGCCGCCTACAACATCATGAAGGCGCGCAACCGCACCAACATCCTGATCGGCGGTGTCGACGCCATGCCGCCGGCGATCCAGGCGGTGAGCGAAGGCCGCATGTTCGCGACCGTCCGCAACCCCTCCTGCCGCATCCATGGCGGCGCCATCATCGCCGGCGTCGCGGCAGTGACGGCGGGCGAGAAGAGCGGACAGGGTATCCCGAAGCATGTGATCACAGATGGCCCGGTGGTGACGAAAGCCAACGCAGC
This window harbors:
- a CDS encoding sugar ABC transporter substrate-binding protein gives rise to the protein MSGTEKSSTTRRNLLQAAATGGAATALLGGLGVSPALAAAARSEKPLKAAFSNAGLQATWCAQGKQAAEWWGKLFNVEVTWFDGQLDAVKQRAAIDNMASQKWDFVAIQAFGIGTLTQPVQKMIDAGTPVIDMDTLIAPLDQIKVHSFLAPDNEFMGASVTQALCNAMGGKGKIIMTQGALGHTGAQGRAKGFESVVKQFPNIEVLDTQPADWDVSKTARLWETYLTKHPQIDAAFFHNDDMALAAYNIMKARNRTNILIGGVDAMPPAIQAVSEGRMFATVRNPSCRIHGGAIIAGVAAVTAGEKSGQGIPKHVITDGPVVTKANAAGMQWMEDHFLI